From one Cyanobacterium stanieri PCC 7202 genomic stretch:
- a CDS encoding Transketolase central region (PFAM: XFP N-terminal domain; D-xylulose 5-phosphate/D-fructose 6-phosphate phosphoketolase~COGs: COG3957 Phosphoketolase~InterPro IPR005593:IPR005475~KEGG: cyh:Cyan8802_3603 D-xylulose 5-phosphate/D-fructose 6-phosphate phosphoketolase~PFAM: Transketolase central region~SPTR: D-xylulose 5-phosphate/D-fructose 6-phosphate phosphoketolase), with translation MTNSPFYQGIQYFKEDLPHFAEYGTESAIAQGQTAIASATDKKAVYQTLLAADALRYLTLHITATKQSGHPGGFASIADAIAALVMLGHKNLITEVGHHAPGFYSTVFLDQSLEKMGIYTVEDMGKRFREMHGLLGHLSGQIPGLLNPAGPLGQGQHFAMAGAKLHPGTLFPVTIGDGGLGEPYIMSSFGHFNTAYPQATNFLPILVWNGYSQEHHSMVSTKTNEEMIAYWQGNGFQEIILVNAKDYDDSNQAGEYVDSTKFSFAKRLEFTQAVLEATDKAAKSALGGKLTVLIVKQLKGAGVHKTGSKSHNLYPGDSLDKDYIVSALQERALSKEAWELVRTNFSRANGGPNVEVAVTEKELPLPDLGTLPLTEYAVGGDKIVSTTAMGELVVHVGKQDPNFIVTNADGNAASGINNINIGLKILHPTTDETYFQQPQGQVYEPLSEDACAGLAVGQALFGARSLWCSYESFAINGLPIWQTVTQAMAELRRETPSTITLFTAGALEQGRNGWTHQRPEIENYFAGMMRNGNVFPLFPCDANSTQACYEWALNTKNKGITITVSKSPLPILTTFDQTKEALEKGGVILHESEGSKKVVFAVIGDMTLIPVFEAAKALESEGIGVRIVSIINPRRLYRPTDVAWETCTAKDGNFLDDAGFEALFGGDALVGVTGGTSGMLEPIMLRSNVKRDTFAWKRGETTASAGELMAFNGLTADALTTRAKGLL, from the coding sequence TACCCCATTTTGCTGAATATGGCACAGAAAGTGCGATCGCACAGGGTCAAACCGCCATCGCCTCTGCCACCGACAAAAAAGCAGTATATCAAACCCTCCTCGCCGCTGATGCCTTACGTTACCTAACCCTACACATCACCGCCACCAAACAATCAGGACACCCAGGGGGTTTTGCTAGTATCGCCGATGCGATCGCAGCTTTAGTCATGTTAGGACACAAAAACCTAATTACCGAAGTAGGACACCACGCCCCCGGGTTTTACAGCACCGTCTTTCTTGACCAATCCCTCGAAAAAATGGGCATCTACACCGTGGAAGATATGGGTAAAAGATTTAGGGAAATGCACGGACTTCTCGGACACCTTTCAGGACAAATCCCCGGACTCCTCAACCCCGCAGGCCCCCTCGGACAAGGACAACACTTCGCCATGGCAGGAGCAAAACTCCATCCCGGCACCCTTTTCCCCGTTACCATCGGTGATGGCGGATTAGGAGAACCTTATATCATGAGTAGTTTTGGACACTTCAACACCGCTTATCCCCAAGCCACCAACTTCCTACCCATCCTCGTTTGGAATGGATACTCCCAAGAGCATCATAGTATGGTATCCACCAAAACCAACGAAGAAATGATCGCCTACTGGCAAGGCAACGGCTTCCAAGAAATCATCCTCGTCAACGCCAAAGACTACGACGACAGCAACCAAGCAGGGGAATATGTAGATAGCACCAAATTCTCCTTTGCCAAAAGGCTCGAATTTACCCAAGCCGTCTTAGAAGCCACCGATAAAGCCGCCAAATCCGCCCTCGGTGGTAAACTAACAGTCCTCATCGTCAAACAGCTAAAGGGTGCAGGAGTCCACAAAACAGGATCAAAATCCCATAACCTCTACCCAGGGGATAGCCTAGATAAAGACTATATCGTCTCAGCCCTCCAAGAAAGAGCCTTATCCAAAGAGGCGTGGGAATTAGTGCGCACCAACTTCTCCCGTGCCAACGGAGGCCCTAACGTTGAGGTGGCAGTTACCGAGAAAGAATTACCCCTACCCGACTTAGGCACATTACCCCTTACCGAGTATGCCGTAGGGGGAGATAAAATAGTATCCACCACCGCCATGGGTGAATTAGTTGTCCATGTGGGTAAACAAGATCCTAATTTCATCGTTACCAACGCCGACGGTAACGCAGCATCGGGTATTAATAACATCAACATCGGTTTAAAAATCCTCCACCCCACCACCGACGAAACCTACTTCCAACAACCCCAAGGACAGGTTTATGAGCCTTTGAGTGAGGATGCCTGTGCAGGTTTAGCTGTCGGACAGGCTCTATTCGGCGCTCGTAGCCTTTGGTGTTCCTATGAATCCTTTGCCATCAATGGCTTACCCATCTGGCAAACCGTCACCCAAGCCATGGCAGAATTGAGACGAGAAACCCCCTCCACCATCACCCTCTTTACCGCAGGAGCATTGGAACAAGGGCGTAACGGTTGGACACACCAACGCCCTGAGATTGAAAATTACTTCGCAGGAATGATGCGTAACGGTAACGTATTTCCCCTCTTTCCCTGTGATGCCAACAGTACCCAAGCCTGTTATGAATGGGCGTTAAATACCAAAAATAAGGGTATTACCATCACTGTTAGTAAGTCTCCTTTACCCATTCTCACCACCTTTGATCAAACAAAAGAAGCCCTTGAAAAAGGCGGAGTAATTCTCCATGAATCCGAGGGCAGTAAAAAGGTAGTTTTTGCTGTTATTGGTGATATGACTTTAATTCCCGTGTTTGAGGCCGCCAAAGCCTTAGAGTCTGAAGGAATCGGGGTGCGTATTGTTTCAATTATCAATCCCCGTCGCTTGTATCGTCCTACGGATGTGGCATGGGAAACCTGTACCGCTAAGGATGGTAATTTCCTTGATGATGCTGGTTTTGAGGCTCTCTTTGGTGGAGATGCTTTAGTAGGTGTAACGGGTGGCACTAGCGGAATGTTAGAGCCTATCATGTTACGCAGTAACGTTAAACGGGATACTTTTGCTTGGAAACGGGGAGAAACCACCGCCAGCGCTGGAGAGTTGATGGCGTTTAACGGTTTAACCGCCGATGCTCTGACTACTAGGGCGAAAGGTTTATTGTAA